CAAGTTCCTCTGTGTCGCCAAGGGTGGAGGCTCGGCCAACAAGACCTTCCTCTACCAAGAGACCAAGGCTCTCCTCAATCCCGAAAGGCTTGTCGAGTTCCTTGTCGAGAAGATGAAGTCTCTCGGTACAGCTGCTTGTCCTCCTTATCACATCGCATTCGTCATCGGTGGTACTTCGGCAGAGACTTGTCTCAAGACGGTCAAGCTCGCCAGTGCTAAGTATTATGACGAACTACCCGATACCGGCAACGAAGGTGGTCGTGCCTTCCGTGACAAAGAACTTGAAGCTCGCCTGCTCGAAGAGGCCAACAACCTCGGTATCGGAGCACAGTTCGGCGGCAAGTACTTTGCCCATGACATTCGTGTCGTCCGCCTACCTCGCCACGGCGCATCTTGCCCTGTAGGTATGGGGGTGAGTTGTTCGGCCGACCGTAACATCAAAACCAAGATCAACAAGCAAGGTATCTGGATCGAGAAGATGGAGACTCAGCCCGGTCGTCTCATCCCCGAAGAGTACCGTAACGGTGTCGAAGGGCAGGTCATCGAGATCGACCTCAATCGTCCCATGCCCGAGATCCTTGCTGAGCTGTCGAAGTATCCTGTCTCTACACGCCTCTCCCTCTCGGGTACGATCATTGTGGGTCGAGACATCGCTCATGCCAAGCTCAAAGAACGTCTCGACAGGGGCGAAGGTCTGCCACAGTATGTCAAGGATCACCCCATCTACTATGCCGGTCCGGCGAAGACTCCCGAAGGTATGCCGTCCGGCTCTTTCGGACCTACTACCGCAGGGCGTATGGACTCCTATGTCGATCTCTTCCAGTCTCATGGTGGTAGTATGATCATGATCGCAAAGGGCAACCGCAGTCAGCAGGTCACCGATGCGTGTCAGAAGTACGGAGGCTTTTATCTCGGTAGTATCGGAGGGCCTGCGGCCATCCTTGCCCAGGACAGTATCAAGAATGTCGAGTGTCTCGAATATCCGGAGCTCGGTATGGAAGCGATATGGAAGATCGAAGTCGTCAACTTCCCCGCCTTCATCCTCGTCGATGACAAGGGCAATGACTTCTTCAGGTCTCTCAAGCCTCTCAAACCTAAAGCAAAATAATCCTCAATGATACCTACGATAGAGGGTGTGTCGAAGTGTAAACTCCGATGCACCCTCTGTTTTTACTTCAGGTACATCCGATGGCTTGTCTGCCAACGACTTGACCGGCGAAGTCGGATCTTCGGTCGGGTCGCAAAGACGTTCAGTCTCAAATTTGGTAATTTTACTTCCTTTTTTATTAAAAACTTCTTACATTTGCAGGACAGGGAGGACCACCCCTGCTATTGAAAAACTCTTACGCTCACATAGATGCAGGCAACAAAATATATAGTTGTATTTCTCACTATACTCATGACCTCTACCGGGTCACTTTCGGCACTCACACCTTCGGACTCCATACGACAGATCATGAGGGGACTCTCCGGCTCCGATCTCTTGGAGGCTCATAGCAATCTCTGTCGTCTCGCCGGGGCCGAGGATGATCCGCAGAACGAGCTTGGTTGCATCCACGCCTATCTTGATGAGGCCATCCGACAGCGAGATGTCCAAGCCGAAGGACACGCACGTCTCAATCTCCTGTATTGCTATTACAACTACAACATGACCGACAGTCTCGTCACCACGCTCCCAAGGCATCTCTCCGCCCTGAAGAAAAACGATATGTGGGAGTACTATTACAGTGCATGGTGCTTGCTTGTCGAGCGTTATCTCTATGAAGGTAAGTTGCACACCGCTCTCAAGGAGGCGGAGAAGATCTATGTCAATGCCCGTGAGACCCAAAATAACTATGGGCTTGGGGTGTCGGCCTATACGATGGGGAGCATCTATCAGACGATGGGACGCTTCAAGGAGGCCGAAGCCTCCCTCACCGAGAGTGTCTCGACCTTGTCCAAGGAGGATGGTATCACCGAGCTCCTCTCGGCCTACAATGCCCTCTGTGAGACCCTCGATGCCATGCATCAGTACGACAAGCTGAAGGCTATCGCTGCGGATTGGAAGGCTTCGCTTGACAAATACCGCGAACACACGCTTGACGAAGATGACTTGCCTATCCTCAATGGGCGTTATCTCTACTGGGCACTGGCTGCAGCCATCGGAGAGATAGGTACGGGCGACTATGACAAGGCTGAAGAGCTACTGTTGCTTGCCGAAAGTTATGCCGAAGGTCGCAAAGTCATCGTCCGGTGCAAGCTCCTTCAGGTGCGCTCCCGCTACCATGCCGCAAAGGGTGAGTTTGCCCAAGCTCTGAGAGCCAACGAAGAGAGTGTCGAGATCATCTTCGATCTCAAAGATCCGATAAGTCTCCTCACCCTTCAGACCGAACAGGCCGATATCCTCACAGAGATGGAACGGTACAAGGAGGCCGCGGAGCTGTACAAGAGCATCTTCCATCGCAGGGAGGAGCTTCGAAATGCTCAGTTTGCGAGCCAGCTCGACGAATTACGTACCCTCTTCGAGGTGGACACCCTCAAACTCCAAAATGAGATCTCCAGGACTCTCTTTTACTTCTCCCTTGCTATCGGAGGGCTCCTCCTGCTGGCTCTCATCCTCTACGTAAGATATACCCATCGTCTGAGACATAAGAACCGTGTCCTCTATGATGCCATCCAGCAAAGTCAGAAGGTAAAAGAAGAGCTCGACACCTCCGTCAATCTCATCCCCGAAGAAGAACTTGACGGAAAAGAGCGATTGTATCGACAGCTCTGTACCCTCATGGACGATCAGAAGCTCTTCACCGAGCCTCACCTCAATCGAGAGATACTCGCAGAGCATCTCGGGTCTAATCACGTCTATCTCGCTGAAGCCATCCGCAAGTATGCAGGAGACATCACTGTCGGTGAATTTATCAACGGCTACCGCCTCCGTCATGCCGCATACCTCCTGACACACGAGCTTGATCTCAACATCGGAGAGGTCGAGTATATGTCGGGCTTCAACTCTCGAACGACCTTCAGCCGACTCTTCCGAGAGCATTATGGGATGTCTCCCTCCGAATATAGGCACGTCTCCAAAGAAAAGAAATCTCAAAAGCCAACCTCCGCCGATATGTAGGCTTTCCGACATGTGTCAGAAGCCCCGCTGCTCACCACCTCATTTGACGAGGGGATGACGGCGGGGCTTCATCTGTATGTATCCCTTCCGAAAGTAGAGGTGTCATTTGCAGGATATAGACAAAGAGTCCCCTCTCGGGACGGAATACTTCCCGTGGTGCCACGTGTGACATTTTGTTCCAGGGACTTGTACATAAGCACGAATACTCCGCCTCACCCTCTCGATGTGGTGTACCAAGTATGCAGAAATGAGCTTAAAAGACGTTAAAGCTGTGTTGTCAAGTAGTTACGGATGTTCAGACTAAGAAATTGCATATATGGAGCAAGTTTTTGCGCTTATGAAACAATGTTTGATGGCGACAATCCTAACTTCACGACAGAGCCGATGAATGGAAATCTGCCGTCAGAGAAAAACTCTTTTAGAACACATCATACTATGAAAGAACAAATGACAATGCCTGGAGAGGCTTTCTTTTTTTCTGATCCACACATTCTCATCTCCGAGACGCCCCGACAGTTTCACGCTGTGGCAGAGGGACGTGAGGTCTTGCCGGCCACAGGGGGTGGAGATGAGATCGTTTATTTTTTTCTGGGGATAGGTGTCCTTATATTATTGTTGCTGTTCGTCGGGGTGGTACTGATCTACCGCCTCGGGCATCGCTGGCCTCTGAACAACCTGATACAGCAACGACCGGGAGCGGAGAAGATCGAGACTCCGTCTGTACAGCAGGCTCCAGAGGAGACTCCTGATCCGGAGGCACTCCTCTACAAGAGACTTTGTGAACTGATGGAAGAGGACGAACTCTTCAAAAACTCCCAGCTCAACCGTGATCTCCTTGCCGAACGCCTCGGTACCAATCATGTCTATCTCGCCAAGGCTGTCCGTAGGTATGCCGATGGGATGACGATTGGTGAATTTATCAACGAAGTGCGTTTGTCTCACTCGGCTCACTTGCTTGCAAGCAGGCCGGAACTCAGTATCGATGAGGTCAAGAGTATGTCGGGATTTAATTCTCGCACCACATTCGGACGACTTTTTCGCGAACGTTATGGCTCTTCGCCCACAAAATATCGCATAAAATCAAAAGAAAAAAGGGGATAATTCTTTTGACCTGAAAAGCATTGTTCAAAAACGTAAATCTTTGTTTTTTAGGTTAATATAAAGGTGTGGACACGCTCTTCGGGCTTGAAGACCCCGGGGGTAGAGCCTAAAAGTCCTTGTTTTTAGTAAAAGATCAGATTGATTTTCGGATATGAAACAATGTTTTTCTTATATGGGGCGTTCCGGCATTGGGTCTTTTTTATGTTTGCAGTAGAAAAAGCGAAATAAACGTATAACGATAGACCTCACGGGGAGGGATACTGTGAAACGTGGAAAACCTGAAAAAACTCAATTCGGAAGATCTGATGACTCATCGGAGAAGACCGAAGACTCCCGAAAGGGTTTGGGAGACATCCTCCGAGGAGGATTACCTTACAGTGATATTTTATATGAAAGACCGGTGCTCTCACTACACATATATAATTAGGTGAGGACACAGCGAAAAAAACTATTAACCAAAAAAATACTATCCCCCTCTACCGTATGAGGAGGGTAAAAACTCTAAACACAAATAGACATGAAAACGAAGTATCTAACAACACTCTGTCTGTTCTTTCTTCTTTCGTCGATCTACTCAGGAAAAGGACTTGCGCAGTCTTGGGGACTCAAGACAAACGCAGTCAACTGGGCTGTGGGGGCTTCTCCCAACCTTGAGGTCGAT
This is a stretch of genomic DNA from Porphyromonas cangingivalis. It encodes these proteins:
- a CDS encoding AraC family transcriptional regulator, whose translation is MKEQMTMPGEAFFFSDPHILISETPRQFHAVAEGREVLPATGGGDEIVYFFLGIGVLILLLLFVGVVLIYRLGHRWPLNNLIQQRPGAEKIETPSVQQAPEETPDPEALLYKRLCELMEEDELFKNSQLNRDLLAERLGTNHVYLAKAVRRYADGMTIGEFINEVRLSHSAHLLASRPELSIDEVKSMSGFNSRTTFGRLFRERYGSSPTKYRIKSKEKRG
- a CDS encoding fumarate hydratase; the encoded protein is MATKEFQYQEMFPLGKDTTEYYLLTDQYVSTATFEGKEILKVEAEGLRMMARQAFHDVSFYLRKEHQERVAKVLNDPESSDNDKFVALTFLRNAEVSSMGKLPFCQDTGTAMIMGKKGQRVWTDCNDAEALSHGVYDTYTSENLRYSQNAPLDMYKEINTGTNLPAQIDLMATEGDEYKFLCVAKGGGSANKTFLYQETKALLNPERLVEFLVEKMKSLGTAACPPYHIAFVIGGTSAETCLKTVKLASAKYYDELPDTGNEGGRAFRDKELEARLLEEANNLGIGAQFGGKYFAHDIRVVRLPRHGASCPVGMGVSCSADRNIKTKINKQGIWIEKMETQPGRLIPEEYRNGVEGQVIEIDLNRPMPEILAELSKYPVSTRLSLSGTIIVGRDIAHAKLKERLDRGEGLPQYVKDHPIYYAGPAKTPEGMPSGSFGPTTAGRMDSYVDLFQSHGGSMIMIAKGNRSQQVTDACQKYGGFYLGSIGGPAAILAQDSIKNVECLEYPELGMEAIWKIEVVNFPAFILVDDKGNDFFRSLKPLKPKAK
- a CDS encoding helix-turn-helix domain-containing protein, which translates into the protein MQATKYIVVFLTILMTSTGSLSALTPSDSIRQIMRGLSGSDLLEAHSNLCRLAGAEDDPQNELGCIHAYLDEAIRQRDVQAEGHARLNLLYCYYNYNMTDSLVTTLPRHLSALKKNDMWEYYYSAWCLLVERYLYEGKLHTALKEAEKIYVNARETQNNYGLGVSAYTMGSIYQTMGRFKEAEASLTESVSTLSKEDGITELLSAYNALCETLDAMHQYDKLKAIAADWKASLDKYREHTLDEDDLPILNGRYLYWALAAAIGEIGTGDYDKAEELLLLAESYAEGRKVIVRCKLLQVRSRYHAAKGEFAQALRANEESVEIIFDLKDPISLLTLQTEQADILTEMERYKEAAELYKSIFHRREELRNAQFASQLDELRTLFEVDTLKLQNEISRTLFYFSLAIGGLLLLALILYVRYTHRLRHKNRVLYDAIQQSQKVKEELDTSVNLIPEEELDGKERLYRQLCTLMDDQKLFTEPHLNREILAEHLGSNHVYLAEAIRKYAGDITVGEFINGYRLRHAAYLLTHELDLNIGEVEYMSGFNSRTTFSRLFREHYGMSPSEYRHVSKEKKSQKPTSADM